A genomic window from Flavobacterium sp. I3-2 includes:
- the dnaK gene encoding molecular chaperone DnaK, translating into MSKIIGIDLGTTNSCVSVMEGNEPVVIPNAEGKRTTPSVIAFVEGGEIKVGDPAKRQAVTNPTKTIASIKRFMGEKYTEVVNEIKNVPYTVVKGDNDTPRVDIDGRLYTAQELSAMTLQKMKKTAEDYLGQSVTEAVITVPAYFNDAQRQATKEAGEIAGLKVRRIINEPTAAALAYGLDKMGKDQKIAVYDLGGGTFDISILELGDGVFEVLSTNGDTHLGGDDFDQVIIDWLANEFNAAEGVDLRKDPMALQRLKEAAEKAKIELSSSTQTEINLPYVTATASGPKHLVQTLTRAKFEQLADDLVRRSMLPCEKALKDAGLSKSDIDEVILVGGSTRIPVIQDKVEQFFGKKPSKGVNPDEVVAIGAAIQGGVLTGDVKDVLLLDVTPLSLGIETMGGVFTKLIESNTTIPTKKSQVFSTAVDNQPSVEIHVLQGERPMANDNKTIGRFHLDGLPPAQRGIPQIEVTFDIDANGIIKVSATDKGTGKTHDIRIEASSGLTQEEIERMRQEAAANAEADQKAKETAEKINEADGMIFQTEKQLAEYGDKLSAANKSNIEAALEELKKAFESKDIATIQPALDKINEAWKAASEEMYKAQDQAGAQQAQPNQGGEAGDATQDVEYEEVK; encoded by the coding sequence ATGAGTAAAATAATTGGAATTGACTTAGGTACAACGAATTCATGTGTTTCTGTAATGGAAGGAAATGAGCCAGTAGTTATCCCTAATGCAGAAGGAAAAAGAACAACTCCATCTGTGATTGCATTCGTAGAAGGTGGAGAAATCAAAGTTGGAGATCCAGCAAAACGTCAGGCGGTTACAAATCCAACTAAAACTATCGCTTCTATAAAACGTTTTATGGGAGAAAAATATACTGAGGTTGTAAACGAAATTAAAAACGTACCTTATACAGTAGTTAAAGGTGATAATGACACACCACGTGTTGATATCGATGGACGTTTATATACAGCTCAGGAATTATCTGCAATGACGCTTCAAAAAATGAAAAAAACAGCTGAAGATTATTTAGGTCAATCAGTTACAGAAGCAGTTATTACAGTACCAGCATACTTTAATGATGCACAACGTCAAGCTACAAAAGAAGCTGGAGAAATTGCAGGTTTAAAAGTTCGTCGTATCATTAACGAGCCTACAGCTGCTGCTTTAGCTTACGGTTTAGATAAAATGGGTAAAGACCAAAAAATTGCTGTTTACGATTTAGGTGGAGGTACTTTTGATATCTCAATCTTAGAATTAGGAGACGGAGTTTTTGAAGTATTATCTACAAACGGAGATACACACTTAGGTGGAGACGATTTTGACCAAGTGATTATCGATTGGTTAGCAAATGAATTTAATGCTGCTGAAGGTGTTGATTTACGTAAAGACCCAATGGCTTTACAACGTTTGAAAGAAGCTGCTGAAAAAGCTAAGATTGAATTATCTTCTTCTACTCAAACAGAAATCAATTTACCATACGTTACAGCTACAGCTTCAGGACCTAAACACTTAGTACAAACTTTAACTCGTGCTAAATTTGAGCAATTAGCAGACGATTTAGTAAGACGTTCAATGTTACCATGTGAGAAAGCTTTAAAAGATGCAGGTTTATCTAAATCTGATATCGATGAGGTAATCTTAGTTGGAGGTTCAACTCGTATTCCTGTAATTCAAGATAAAGTTGAACAATTCTTTGGTAAAAAACCATCTAAAGGAGTTAACCCAGATGAGGTTGTTGCTATTGGAGCTGCAATTCAAGGTGGAGTTTTAACAGGTGATGTAAAAGACGTATTGTTATTAGATGTTACACCACTTTCTTTAGGTATCGAAACAATGGGAGGTGTATTCACTAAATTAATCGAGTCGAATACTACAATTCCTACAAAAAAATCGCAAGTATTCTCTACAGCAGTAGATAATCAACCATCAGTTGAAATTCACGTGTTACAAGGTGAGCGTCCGATGGCTAACGATAACAAAACAATTGGTCGTTTCCACTTAGACGGTTTACCACCAGCACAAAGAGGAATTCCTCAAATCGAAGTAACTTTTGATATTGATGCTAATGGTATCATCAAAGTTTCTGCTACAGATAAAGGAACAGGTAAAACACACGATATTCGTATCGAAGCTTCTTCTGGATTAACTCAAGAAGAAATCGAAAGAATGAGACAAGAAGCTGCTGCAAATGCTGAAGCAGATCAAAAAGCTAAAGAAACTGCTGAGAAAATTAACGAAGCAGACGGAATGATTTTCCAAACAGAAAAGCAATTGGCTGAGTACGGAGATAAATTATCTGCAGCTAATAAATCAAATATCGAAGCAGCCTTAGAAGAATTGAAAAAAGCATTTGAATCTAAAGATATCGCTACAATTCAACCAGCTTTAGATAAAATCAACGAAGCTTGGAAAGCAGCTTCTGAAGAAATGTATAAAGCACAAGATCAAGCAGGAGCACAACAAGCTCAACCAAATCAAGGTGGAGAAGCAGGTGATGCAACGCAAGATGTAGAATACGAAGAAGTAAAATAA
- a CDS encoding L-serine ammonia-lyase, with product MECISVFDMLKIGVGPSSSHTLGPWRAAEQFLKELKDAELFNDVTKVTIDLYGSLSLTGIGHATDLAVMLGLSGADPEYVPVDDISGIIDTIKTTNTLILAGLKGIPFNPSNDIIFNKDFLPFHANGLKFTAYLEKEIFESTFYSIGGGFVVKEETSENKENDEIKATFPFPIDKATELLEFCIQENKSISEIVYENEKSLRTEEEIHHELLRVWNTMLECMYIGCHTEGTLPGGLNVRRRAFDMHQKLKGDLPYSNPQEWLQTIRKTKVYFRQILKWVSCFALAVNEVNAALGRVVTAPTNGSSGVIPAVLMYYMVIENHKASEKEIKQFLMVAGEIGSIFKKGATISAAMGGCQAEIGVSSAMAAAALCEVMGGTPEQVLMAAEIAMEHHLGLTCDPIGGLVQIPCIERNTMGAIKAINAAELALDTDPKNAKVPLDKVVNTMWQTAKDMNNKYKETSEGGLAIAVNMADC from the coding sequence ATGGAATGTATTTCTGTTTTCGACATGTTGAAAATTGGTGTTGGACCTTCAAGTTCACACACATTAGGACCTTGGCGCGCAGCCGAACAATTTCTGAAAGAATTGAAAGATGCCGAATTATTTAATGATGTAACCAAAGTTACTATTGACTTATATGGTTCATTATCTTTAACAGGAATCGGTCATGCCACAGATTTGGCAGTTATGTTAGGTTTAAGTGGTGCCGACCCAGAATATGTACCTGTAGATGACATTAGCGGAATTATCGATACCATTAAAACTACAAATACTTTGATTTTAGCTGGATTGAAAGGTATTCCGTTCAACCCAAGTAACGATATTATTTTTAATAAAGATTTTCTTCCGTTTCACGCTAACGGATTAAAATTCACTGCATATTTAGAAAAAGAAATTTTTGAATCGACTTTTTATTCGATTGGTGGAGGATTTGTTGTTAAAGAAGAAACTTCAGAGAACAAAGAAAATGACGAAATCAAAGCTACCTTCCCATTTCCGATTGACAAAGCAACTGAATTGCTAGAATTTTGTATTCAAGAAAATAAATCGATTTCGGAAATTGTTTACGAAAACGAAAAATCGTTACGTACAGAAGAAGAAATACACCACGAATTACTTCGCGTTTGGAATACGATGTTAGAATGTATGTACATTGGTTGCCACACCGAAGGAACTTTACCTGGAGGTTTAAACGTAAGACGTCGCGCATTTGATATGCACCAAAAGTTAAAAGGTGATTTACCGTATTCAAATCCGCAGGAATGGTTGCAAACCATTCGTAAAACCAAAGTATATTTCCGTCAGATTTTAAAATGGGTTAGCTGTTTCGCCTTAGCTGTTAACGAAGTAAATGCCGCTTTAGGTCGTGTAGTTACGGCTCCGACCAACGGAAGTTCTGGAGTAATTCCGGCTGTTTTAATGTATTATATGGTTATTGAAAACCACAAAGCTTCCGAGAAAGAAATCAAACAATTTTTAATGGTTGCAGGCGAAATTGGAAGTATCTTTAAAAAAGGAGCAACTATTTCTGCAGCCATGGGTGGTTGCCAGGCAGAAATTGGTGTATCATCTGCAATGGCTGCTGCGGCACTTTGCGAAGTGATGGGCGGAACGCCAGAACAAGTTTTAATGGCTGCCGAAATTGCTATGGAACATCATTTAGGATTAACTTGTGACCCAATTGGTGGTTTGGTACAAATTCCGTGTATCGAACGTAATACGATGGGAGCTATTAAAGCCATAAACGCTGCGGAGTTGGCTTTAGATACCGACCCTAAAAATGCTAAAGTTCCGTTAGATAAAGTGGTAAATACCATGTGGCAAACTGCTAAAGATATGAATAATAAATACAAAGAAACATCTGAAGGTGGTTTGGCAATTGCTGTAAATATGGCTGATTGTTAA
- a CDS encoding RteC domain-containing protein, giving the protein MEIVLSKLLTQIRHQEDKLSSQMMQTTEEAYQMTLFLKEMLCTIKAKVLQDGFTNEQQEIDFFKNIKPQILGKLIYYNKVFRIETTCPVSNGKIHQSYYENLLKTLKSEYKESICNEDFYRYYRTGRIDRDHSYFRLGQVNYHDGLKSGVFEIDLSFSTYYDNKIAHIIANELLYTYMLTKINPEDNPNTILLNGDANKDISWTNSQNALIELIYALYASNSIAHGKIGIRKLALIFQVLFRTPLNDIHHSFHRMKTRAGSRTAFLDQLKISLEEYMDKDL; this is encoded by the coding sequence ATGGAAATCGTGTTGAGTAAATTATTGACGCAAATTCGGCATCAGGAAGATAAACTTTCTTCTCAAATGATGCAAACTACGGAAGAGGCTTACCAAATGACCTTGTTCTTGAAGGAAATGCTGTGTACCATAAAAGCAAAAGTTTTGCAGGATGGGTTTACAAATGAGCAGCAAGAAATTGACTTTTTCAAGAACATTAAGCCACAAATCTTAGGAAAGCTCATTTACTATAACAAAGTCTTCCGCATCGAAACTACCTGCCCTGTGAGCAATGGCAAAATACATCAAAGCTATTATGAGAACCTATTAAAAACCCTCAAATCAGAATACAAAGAAAGCATTTGCAATGAGGATTTTTACAGGTACTATCGGACTGGCAGGATAGACCGTGACCATAGTTATTTCAGGCTCGGACAAGTCAATTACCACGATGGATTAAAGAGTGGCGTATTTGAAATTGACCTTAGTTTTTCTACATATTATGATAACAAAATAGCCCATATTATAGCGAATGAATTACTTTATACTTATATGCTTACTAAAATTAACCCCGAAGACAATCCTAATACAATTTTATTGAATGGAGATGCAAACAAGGATATTTCGTGGACAAATTCTCAAAATGCACTTATCGAACTGATATACGCTCTTTATGCTTCAAATTCCATTGCACACGGAAAAATCGGCATCCGAAAATTAGCATTGATTTTTCAAGTGCTATTCCGAACTCCCTTAAACGACATACATCACTCTTTCCACCGAATGAAGACAAGGGCAGGTTCTCGGACGGCATTTTTAGACCAGCTCAAAATATCCCTCGAAGAATATATGGATAAAGACCTTTAG
- a CDS encoding helix-turn-helix domain-containing protein, which produces MKIITIEEEVWQQLNSRINAIADYLKRLDDTNYDDLWLNNHEVCQYLHISEKTLWRMRTKGEIAYSKIYGQYFYTIGTIKDMLNANAIQSSDEFVQELMAKGKSYIEKGRKLKTDKK; this is translated from the coding sequence ATGAAAATAATAACCATTGAAGAAGAAGTGTGGCAACAGCTAAACAGCCGTATTAATGCCATTGCCGATTATCTGAAAAGATTGGACGACACCAACTATGATGACCTGTGGCTCAATAACCACGAGGTATGCCAATACCTGCACATCAGCGAAAAGACTTTGTGGCGTATGCGCACCAAAGGCGAGATTGCTTATTCAAAAATCTACGGTCAATATTTCTACACCATAGGTACAATTAAGGATATGCTCAATGCCAATGCCATACAGAGCAGTGATGAATTTGTGCAGGAGCTTATGGCAAAAGGCAAAAGCTATATCGAAAAAGGCAGAAAGCTAAAGACAGACAAAAAATAG
- a CDS encoding helix-turn-helix domain-containing protein, translating into MNIDRMEFLAWMERLMGRLDMLGDNISELQKKRNSIDGEELLDNQDLLQMLKISNRSLQRYRSIGKLPYYTISGKLYYKLSDVHQFIRESFNPPSK; encoded by the coding sequence ATGAATATTGATAGAATGGAATTTTTGGCGTGGATGGAACGCTTGATGGGTCGCCTTGATATGCTGGGCGACAATATAAGTGAACTGCAAAAGAAGCGCAATAGTATAGATGGTGAGGAATTGCTCGATAACCAGGATTTGCTACAAATGCTAAAAATCAGTAATCGTTCACTGCAACGGTATCGCTCCATCGGGAAGCTACCCTATTATACCATAAGCGGAAAATTGTATTACAAGCTATCTGATGTACATCAGTTCATTAGAGAGAGCTTTAACCCACCCTCAAAATGA
- a CDS encoding DUF3945 domain-containing protein — MSEETTNKQEMPEQLSDILLVLDKEKMKIQAVKSIDENGKMETVEPTKKNQNQFMRVDKSGDFFSNFFSNFFSQLKNPTNFSFFKVPAPVAIEKAQEMQKQVDKPTPEGEKVMKEHEVKKEPQQDKKQENQNNMATTQTTPEASEYRYKPDQIDWDTMKNLGLSKEYLEKRNLLDPLLRGYKTNELLPIGVNFGGSVLRTDARLSLQQAEDGNVIVAIHGIKKEPNLHFEFFGHKFTDEDKKNLLETGNMGRVVNLTNSKTGELMPSIISIDRLTNDVIALRTDFIKIPDEIKGVKLNDEQKQTLMEGKPLKLDGMISTKGTEFSATVQFNADKRYVEFLFDRNNSNRQSQNNGQNQNNQQNNQQNNQQNQPQEAPKTFRGKELTDEQHKDFKAGQTVYMAGLVDKKGQTYNGYITFNKDTGKTGFEFPNQYKERVKPTEAHKTQTAVNSEGKTNEATKNINEPLKSGQQRPKNKQQQEQQEKPKAPAKSKGVKR; from the coding sequence ATGAGCGAAGAAACCACAAACAAACAGGAAATGCCCGAACAGTTATCAGACATATTGTTGGTGCTGGATAAAGAAAAAATGAAAATCCAAGCCGTAAAGAGTATTGACGAGAACGGGAAAATGGAGACCGTTGAACCAACAAAGAAAAACCAAAACCAGTTTATGCGTGTGGATAAAAGCGGCGATTTCTTTTCCAACTTCTTCTCTAATTTTTTCAGCCAGTTAAAGAACCCTACCAATTTTTCATTCTTCAAAGTGCCTGCACCTGTTGCAATTGAAAAAGCACAGGAAATGCAAAAGCAAGTAGATAAACCAACTCCCGAAGGCGAAAAAGTGATGAAAGAACACGAAGTAAAAAAAGAACCACAACAGGATAAGAAACAAGAAAATCAAAATAATATGGCAACAACACAAACAACACCGGAAGCCAGCGAGTACCGCTACAAGCCGGATCAGATTGATTGGGACACAATGAAAAACCTCGGATTAAGCAAGGAATACCTTGAAAAAAGAAACCTGCTTGACCCTTTGTTACGAGGTTATAAAACCAATGAACTTTTGCCGATAGGCGTTAATTTCGGAGGTTCTGTTCTTCGCACAGATGCCCGATTGTCTTTACAGCAAGCCGAAGATGGAAATGTTATCGTAGCAATACACGGTATCAAAAAAGAACCAAACCTGCATTTTGAGTTTTTCGGACACAAGTTTACCGATGAGGACAAAAAGAACCTGCTCGAAACAGGTAATATGGGGCGTGTGGTAAACCTGACCAATTCCAAAACGGGCGAACTGATGCCGTCCATTATCAGCATAGACCGACTAACCAATGATGTGATAGCCTTACGGACGGATTTCATAAAAATTCCCGATGAAATTAAAGGCGTAAAACTGAATGATGAGCAAAAGCAAACTTTAATGGAGGGTAAACCGCTAAAGTTAGACGGTATGATTTCCACGAAAGGAACGGAGTTCTCGGCAACAGTACAGTTCAATGCTGATAAGCGTTATGTGGAATTCCTTTTTGATCGCAATAATTCCAACAGACAAAGCCAAAACAACGGTCAAAACCAAAACAACCAACAAAACAACCAACAAAACAATCAGCAAAACCAGCCACAGGAAGCTCCAAAAACATTCAGAGGCAAAGAACTGACCGATGAGCAACATAAGGATTTCAAAGCCGGACAAACGGTTTATATGGCAGGGCTGGTTGATAAGAAAGGACAAACGTACAATGGCTATATCACTTTCAACAAAGATACAGGAAAAACAGGCTTTGAGTTTCCTAATCAATATAAAGAAAGGGTAAAACCCACCGAAGCCCATAAAACGCAAACTGCCGTCAATTCGGAGGGCAAGACCAACGAAGCAACTAAAAACATCAATGAGCCTTTGAAGTCGGGGCAACAAAGACCGAAAAACAAACAACAGCAGGAACAACAGGAAAAGCCGAAAGCTCCTGCAAAATCCAAAGGCGTAAAAAGGTAA
- a CDS encoding ORF6N domain-containing protein translates to MENKPTISTMEIRNLIYSIRGKQVMLDSDLASLYQVETKNLNKAVKRNIDRFPASFCFQLTEEEIENLRFQIGTSSLSYGGRRYLPYVFTEQGVAMASAILRSDIAVKVSVEIMEAFVEMRRMLISNASMFHRLDKIELKQLEADRKFEEIFKALESDKLHSEKGIFYNGQVFDAYAFVSDIIQNAKASIILLDNYVDDTVLTLLGKRNNDVTATIYTKNISNQLRLDLQRYNSQYSSIEIEIFSDTHDRFLIIDGTELYHIGASLKDLGKKWFAFSRMDIEVGRMLQILNK, encoded by the coding sequence ATGGAAAATAAGCCTACGATTAGCACAATGGAAATCAGAAATCTGATTTATTCCATACGTGGCAAGCAAGTGATGCTGGATAGCGACCTCGCTTCCTTATACCAGGTGGAAACAAAAAACCTCAACAAAGCCGTAAAAAGAAATATAGACAGGTTTCCTGCTTCTTTCTGCTTTCAACTGACCGAAGAGGAAATTGAAAACTTGAGGTTCCAAATTGGAACCTCAAGTTTAAGCTACGGCGGAAGACGATATTTACCCTATGTTTTTACTGAACAAGGGGTCGCAATGGCTTCTGCCATACTCCGTTCAGATATTGCGGTTAAAGTCAGTGTTGAAATTATGGAAGCCTTTGTAGAAATGCGGAGAATGCTTATCAGTAACGCTTCTATGTTTCATCGTTTGGATAAAATTGAGTTAAAGCAATTAGAAGCCGACCGAAAATTTGAAGAAATTTTTAAGGCTCTGGAAAGTGATAAGCTCCATAGCGAAAAAGGGATTTTCTACAACGGGCAGGTATTTGATGCTTATGCCTTTGTTTCCGATATTATCCAAAATGCAAAAGCCTCCATTATTCTTCTGGATAATTATGTGGACGATACAGTGCTTACTTTGTTGGGTAAACGGAATAATGATGTTACTGCAACCATCTACACCAAAAATATCAGCAATCAGTTAAGATTGGATCTGCAACGATACAACAGCCAATATTCTTCAATTGAAATCGAGATTTTCTCCGATACTCACGATCGATTTTTGATTATTGACGGTACGGAGCTTTACCATATTGGAGCATCTCTCAAAGATCTGGGCAAGAAATGGTTTGCCTTTTCGAGAATGGATATTGAGGTCGGCAGGATGTTACAAATCTTAAATAAATAA
- a CDS encoding DUF6265 family protein codes for MKTILKFSVITFIAFAFTMCNTKQSENTETKNKKVENFDWLLGKWQRTNEEKDKTTFENWKKINDSEYSGIGFTIQNNDTISQEIMKIVETDGKWDLFVKTPEEKDFIKFEMSEIKEDKFEFKNDTSDFPKLIKYWKNGDKINALVSGDSLEIPFEFRHIE; via the coding sequence ATGAAAACAATATTGAAATTTTCAGTTATTACGTTTATTGCCTTTGCTTTTACAATGTGCAATACCAAACAAAGTGAAAACACGGAAACAAAGAATAAAAAAGTAGAAAATTTTGATTGGTTGTTAGGCAAATGGCAACGGACAAATGAAGAAAAAGACAAAACTACTTTTGAAAATTGGAAGAAAATCAATGATTCGGAATACAGTGGAATTGGATTTACCATTCAAAACAATGACACGATAAGCCAAGAGATAATGAAAATTGTTGAAACCGATGGAAAGTGGGATTTATTTGTTAAAACCCCCGAAGAAAAAGATTTTATAAAATTTGAAATGTCGGAAATAAAAGAAGACAAATTTGAATTCAAAAACGACACGTCGGATTTCCCAAAATTGATAAAATATTGGAAAAACGGAGACAAAATAAATGCTTTAGTTTCTGGAGACAGTTTAGAAATACCGTTTGAATTTAGACATATAGAATAA
- a CDS encoding DUF6596 domain-containing protein, which produces MSSNLPPTEETNYRAIYGKLFSGLLNQFGTDYVSEIEDAIQNSFLKSLKIWKEKDVPNNKENWLFIVARNDVFNQIKRQKENNNFSVEQIEDTSSISNETDLRLQTIIFISTLQSVSHQAKILFALKNVFGLSITEISDSTLINQEAIYKSINRTKKNIQLEFKGNEIDLNSITANQQAISIAEEIFYAVFNIGFDSFSEKTENIMNEDLCLEAFALTKLLFNQYQSDSTSDLMALFCFHIARIPAKIDNGKLISFFNQNRAKWNKELLNLGFHYLKKPKKVSKFYLEAVIISKYMSISKLTQNDWIDIVKLYEMMQKVSQSPIVKLNYCFCLSKIGKTENALAILSEIEKELPNEHIYFSLVKARILKEINPKESDDLFISVMNTMNQKIRKEYLLEN; this is translated from the coding sequence ATGAGCAGTAATTTACCTCCCACAGAAGAGACAAATTACAGAGCAATATATGGAAAGCTATTTTCGGGATTATTAAACCAATTTGGCACGGATTACGTTTCTGAAATTGAGGATGCTATTCAAAATTCATTTTTGAAATCCTTAAAAATTTGGAAGGAAAAGGACGTTCCAAATAATAAAGAAAACTGGCTTTTCATTGTGGCTCGTAATGACGTATTTAACCAAATTAAAAGACAAAAAGAAAACAATAATTTTTCGGTAGAACAGATTGAAGATACTTCGTCAATCAGCAATGAAACGGATTTACGGCTTCAAACGATTATCTTCATTTCTACTTTGCAAAGTGTTTCACATCAAGCCAAAATACTTTTTGCTCTAAAGAATGTTTTTGGTTTAAGCATCACTGAAATAAGCGACAGTACTTTAATCAATCAGGAAGCAATTTACAAAAGCATAAACCGGACAAAGAAAAATATTCAGCTTGAGTTTAAAGGTAATGAAATTGACCTAAACTCAATTACAGCTAATCAACAAGCCATCTCCATTGCAGAAGAAATCTTTTATGCTGTTTTCAATATAGGTTTCGATTCTTTTAGTGAAAAGACGGAAAATATTATGAATGAAGATTTATGCTTGGAAGCATTTGCTTTGACAAAACTTTTGTTCAACCAATATCAATCCGACTCAACGAGCGACTTAATGGCTCTTTTTTGCTTTCATATTGCAAGAATTCCTGCTAAAATTGACAACGGTAAGCTCATTTCTTTTTTCAATCAAAATCGTGCAAAATGGAATAAAGAATTGCTCAATTTAGGGTTTCATTATCTCAAGAAACCGAAAAAAGTAAGCAAGTTTTATCTGGAAGCGGTCATCATTAGCAAGTATATGTCCATAAGTAAATTAACTCAAAACGATTGGATTGACATTGTAAAATTATACGAAATGATGCAAAAAGTTTCGCAATCGCCTATTGTAAAACTGAACTATTGTTTTTGTTTGAGCAAGATTGGTAAAACGGAAAACGCTTTGGCAATTCTTTCAGAAATCGAAAAAGAATTGCCAAACGAACACATTTATTTTTCTTTGGTAAAAGCTAGAATTCTTAAAGAAATCAATCCTAAAGAATCCGATGATTTATTCATTTCGGTTATGAATACGATGAACCAAAAAATCAGAAAAGAATACTTATTAGAAAACTAA
- a CDS encoding YciI family protein codes for MKQFLLLLHEDIEKLNELSPKDMEELANAHMNWANKLAEAGHLISGDGLHEKGILITGKDCVVKDGPYLESKEIIGDYYLLQADDLETIVELAKECPTHLYGGTTEIRPIMEMEDYEQ; via the coding sequence ATGAAACAATTCTTATTATTACTTCACGAAGACATTGAAAAACTAAACGAGTTATCCCCAAAAGATATGGAAGAATTGGCTAATGCTCATATGAATTGGGCTAACAAATTAGCCGAAGCAGGACATTTGATTTCTGGAGACGGACTGCACGAAAAAGGTATTCTCATTACAGGGAAAGATTGTGTCGTTAAAGACGGTCCTTATTTGGAATCCAAAGAAATTATTGGTGATTATTACTTATTGCAAGCAGACGATTTAGAAACGATTGTAGAATTAGCTAAAGAATGTCCTACGCACCTTTATGGTGGAACTACCGAAATCCGTCCAATAATGGAAATGGAAGATTATGAGCAGTAA
- a CDS encoding aminoglycoside 6-adenylyltransferase: protein MIQLQMINKAKSIAQQDGNVSAVLMYGSFTKNEGDQYSDIEFYIFLKSKENFSAEKWVNQIYPTALYFTNEHGSEVAIFENLIRGEFHFLTVNEIDVIKSWEGFVAFSDFDQMNLIDKDGFLTETLNQIEIKLPNRITNENILFLSQSLINVLLTTNNLIKRQEYAHASYSLSTVQKYLLWLIRIATNQPHHWESPTKSLEKDIDKDWYSEFRLTTSDLDTDNLNTAFQNSLSLSKKLFDELSITTDLKRLLDRIG, encoded by the coding sequence ATGATACAGTTACAAATGATTAACAAAGCTAAATCAATAGCTCAACAAGACGGAAATGTTTCCGCAGTTTTAATGTATGGTTCGTTTACTAAAAATGAAGGCGACCAATATTCTGACATCGAATTTTATATCTTTCTAAAAAGCAAAGAAAATTTTTCTGCCGAAAAATGGGTAAATCAGATTTATCCGACAGCGTTATATTTTACAAATGAACATGGCAGTGAAGTTGCAATTTTTGAGAACCTGATTAGAGGCGAATTTCATTTTTTAACAGTAAACGAGATTGACGTAATAAAATCTTGGGAGGGTTTTGTAGCGTTCAGTGATTTTGACCAAATGAACTTAATTGACAAGGACGGTTTTTTGACTGAAACACTTAATCAAATTGAAATAAAATTGCCTAACAGAATTACAAATGAGAATATCTTATTTTTAAGTCAATCACTAATAAACGTATTATTGACAACAAACAATTTGATTAAAAGACAGGAATACGCTCACGCTTCATACAGTCTGTCAACTGTACAAAAGTATTTACTTTGGTTAATCCGAATAGCAACAAATCAACCCCATCATTGGGAAAGTCCGACAAAAAGTTTAGAGAAGGATATTGATAAAGATTGGTATTCAGAGTTTAGATTGACAACATCTGATTTGGACACTGACAATTTAAATACAGCTTTTCAAAATTCATTAAGCTTATCAAAAAAGCTGTTTGATGAATTAAGTATTACAACAGACTTAAAACGATTGCTAGATAGAATTGGTTAG